In Sparus aurata chromosome 2, fSpaAur1.1, whole genome shotgun sequence, a single genomic region encodes these proteins:
- the LOC115567385 gene encoding cullin-5-like isoform X1: MATSNLLKNKGSLQFEDKWDLMRPIVLKLLRQEAVTKQQWFDLFSDVHAVCLWDDKGPAKIHQALKEDILDFIKQAQARVLSHQDDTALLKAYIVEWRKFFTQCDILPKPFCQLEITLMGKQGSNKKTNMEDSIVRKLMLDTWNESIFSNIKSRLQDSAMKLVHAERQGEAFDSQLVIGVRESYVNLCSNPEDKLQIYRDNFEKAYLDSTERFYRTQAPSYLQQNGVQNYMKYADAKLREEEKRALRYLETRRECNSVQALMECCVNALVTSFKETILAECPGMIKRNETDRLHLMFSLMDKVPSGIEPMLKDLEDHIISAGLADMVAAAETITTDSEKYVEQLLTLFNRFSKLVKEAFQDDPRFLTARDKAYKAVVNDATIFKLELPLKQKGVGMKTQPESKCPELLANYCDMLLRKTPLSKKLNSEEIELKLKEVLLVLKYVQNKDVFMRYHKAHLTRRLILDISADSEIEENMVEWLREVGMPADYVNKLARMFQDIKVSEDLNQVFKEMHKHNKLALPADSVNIKILNAGAWSRSSEKVFVSLPTELEDLIPEVEDFYKRNHSGRKLHWHHLMSNGIITFKNEVGQYDLEVTTFQLAVLFAWNQRPRERISFENLKLATELPDAELRRTLWSLVAFPKLKRQVLSYDPPVSSPKDFTDSTLFYVNQEFSLIKNSKVQKRGKINLIGRLQLTTERMREEENEGIVQLRILRTQEAIIQIMKMRKRISNAQLQTELVEILKNMFLPQKKMIKEQIEWLIEHKYIKRDETDINTFLYMA, from the exons ATGGCGACGTCTAATTTGTTAAAG AACAAGGGGTCCCTGCAGTTTGAGGACAAGTGGGATCTGATGCGGCCCATCGTTCTCAAGCTGCTCAGACAGGAGGCCGTCACCAAGCAACAGTGGTTCGACTTGTTCTC AGATGTGCATGCTGTGTGTCTATGGGATGATAAAGGACCTGCAAAAATCCACCAGGCCCTGAAAGAGGACATCTTAGACTTCATTAAACAAGCACAGGCT CGGGTGCTGAGCCACCAGGACGACACAGCATTGCTAAAAGCCTACATTGTGGAGTGGAGGAAGTTCTTCACGCAGTGCGACATCTTGCCCAAACCCTTCTGTCAGCTGGAGATCACACTGATGGGCAAACAGGGCAGcaacaagaagacaaacatggaggacagcatCGTACGCAAG CTGATGTTGGACACGTGGAACGAGTCGATCTTCTCCAACATTAAGAGTCGCCTGCAGGACAGCGCCATGAAGCTGGTGCACGCCGAGAGGCAGGGCGAGGCCTTCGACTCGCAGCTCGTTATAGGTGTACGAGAGTCGTACg TGAACTTGTGTTCCAACCCAGAAGACAAGCTGCAGATCTACAGGGATAACTTCGAGAAGGCGTACCTGGACTCCACAGAGAGGTTTTACAGAACGCAGGCACCGTCCTACCTGCAACAGAACGGCGTCCAGAACTACATGAAATAT GCAGATGCAAAgctgagagaagaagagaaaagagcaCTTAGATATTTAGAGACACGTCGTGAATGTAACTCTGTTCAAGCA CTTATGGAGTGTTGTGTGAACGCTCTGGTGACCTCGTTCAAAGAAACCATCCTGGCTGAATGTCCCGGGATGATAAAACGCAACGAGACGGACA GGCTGCACTTGATGTTTTCACTGATGGACAAGGTTCCCAGTGGGATCGAGCCGATGCTCAAAGACCTGGAGGATCATATCATCAGTGCTGGACTGGCAGACAtggttgctgctgctgagacGATAACGACT gacTCTGAGAAGTATGTGGAGCAGTTGTTGACTTTGTTTAACCGCTTCAGTAAGCTGGTTAAAGAGGCCTTCCAGGACGACCCTCGCTTCCTCACTGCAAGAGATAAG GCGTACAAGGCCGTTGTCAACGACGCCACAATCTTTAAACTGGAGCTGCCGCTGAAACAGAAAGG AGTGGGTATGAAGACTCAACCGGAGTCAAAGTGTCCTGAGCTGCTGGCGAACTACTGCGACATGCTGCTGAGGAAAACTCCTCTCAGCAAGAAGCTCAACTCAGAGGAGATCGAGCTCAAACTCAAAGAAGTG CTGTTGGTGTTGAAGTACGTCCAGAATAAAGATGTTTTCATGCGTTATCACAAAGCTCACCTGACCAGGCGTCTGATTCTGGACATCTCAGCCGACAGTGAGATTGAGGAGAACATGGTGGAGTGGCTCAGA gaaGTAGGAATGCCTGCAGATTACGTGAACAAACTGGCCCGGATGTTTCAGGACATCAAGGTGTCAGAGGACCTCAATCAGGTCTTCAAGgagatgcacaaacacaacaagctGGCTCTCCCAG CGGACAGTGTGAACATTAAGATCCTGAACGCCGGAGCGTGGTCACGGAGCAGCGAGAAGGTTTTTGTCTCGCTGCCCACCGAGCTGGAGGACCTGATCCCCGAGGTGGAAGACTTCTACAAGAGGAATCACAGCGGCCGCAAACTCCACTGGCATCACCTCATGTCCAACGGCATC aTCACCTTTAAGAACGAGGTGGGTCAGTACGACCTGGAGGTGACGACGTTCCAGCTCGCCGTGTTGTTCGCCTGGAACCAGCGACCCCGAGAGAGGATCAGCTTCGAGAACCTCAAACTGGCCACAGAGCTGCCGGACGCAGAGCTGCGCCGCACACTCTGG TCTCTGGTCGCCTTCCCCAAACTGAAGAGACAGGTGTTGTCTTACGACCCTCCAGTCAGCTCGCCCAAAGACTTCACAGACAGCACGCTCTTCTACGTCAACCAGGAGTTCTCACTCAT CAAAAACTCCAAAGTCCAGAAGCGGGGAAAGATCAATCTGATTGGTCGTCTGCAGCTGACCACCGAGCGaatgagagaagaggagaacGAAGGAATCGTTCAGCTCAGAATACTCAGGACTCAG GAGGCCATCATACAAATCatgaagatgaggaagaggatCAGCAACGCCCAGCTGCAGACGGAGCTGGTGGAGATCCTGAAGAACATGTTTCTGCCCCAGAAGAAGATGATCAAGGAGCAGATCGAGTGGCTCATCGAGCACAAGTACATAAAGAGGGACGAGACGGACATCAACACCTTCCTCTACATGGCATAG
- the LOC115567385 gene encoding cullin-5-like isoform X2, which yields MRPIVLKLLRQEAVTKQQWFDLFSDVHAVCLWDDKGPAKIHQALKEDILDFIKQAQARVLSHQDDTALLKAYIVEWRKFFTQCDILPKPFCQLEITLMGKQGSNKKTNMEDSIVRKLMLDTWNESIFSNIKSRLQDSAMKLVHAERQGEAFDSQLVIGVRESYVNLCSNPEDKLQIYRDNFEKAYLDSTERFYRTQAPSYLQQNGVQNYMKYADAKLREEEKRALRYLETRRECNSVQALMECCVNALVTSFKETILAECPGMIKRNETDRLHLMFSLMDKVPSGIEPMLKDLEDHIISAGLADMVAAAETITTDSEKYVEQLLTLFNRFSKLVKEAFQDDPRFLTARDKAYKAVVNDATIFKLELPLKQKGVGMKTQPESKCPELLANYCDMLLRKTPLSKKLNSEEIELKLKEVLLVLKYVQNKDVFMRYHKAHLTRRLILDISADSEIEENMVEWLREVGMPADYVNKLARMFQDIKVSEDLNQVFKEMHKHNKLALPADSVNIKILNAGAWSRSSEKVFVSLPTELEDLIPEVEDFYKRNHSGRKLHWHHLMSNGIITFKNEVGQYDLEVTTFQLAVLFAWNQRPRERISFENLKLATELPDAELRRTLWSLVAFPKLKRQVLSYDPPVSSPKDFTDSTLFYVNQEFSLIKNSKVQKRGKINLIGRLQLTTERMREEENEGIVQLRILRTQEAIIQIMKMRKRISNAQLQTELVEILKNMFLPQKKMIKEQIEWLIEHKYIKRDETDINTFLYMA from the exons ATGCGGCCCATCGTTCTCAAGCTGCTCAGACAGGAGGCCGTCACCAAGCAACAGTGGTTCGACTTGTTCTC AGATGTGCATGCTGTGTGTCTATGGGATGATAAAGGACCTGCAAAAATCCACCAGGCCCTGAAAGAGGACATCTTAGACTTCATTAAACAAGCACAGGCT CGGGTGCTGAGCCACCAGGACGACACAGCATTGCTAAAAGCCTACATTGTGGAGTGGAGGAAGTTCTTCACGCAGTGCGACATCTTGCCCAAACCCTTCTGTCAGCTGGAGATCACACTGATGGGCAAACAGGGCAGcaacaagaagacaaacatggaggacagcatCGTACGCAAG CTGATGTTGGACACGTGGAACGAGTCGATCTTCTCCAACATTAAGAGTCGCCTGCAGGACAGCGCCATGAAGCTGGTGCACGCCGAGAGGCAGGGCGAGGCCTTCGACTCGCAGCTCGTTATAGGTGTACGAGAGTCGTACg TGAACTTGTGTTCCAACCCAGAAGACAAGCTGCAGATCTACAGGGATAACTTCGAGAAGGCGTACCTGGACTCCACAGAGAGGTTTTACAGAACGCAGGCACCGTCCTACCTGCAACAGAACGGCGTCCAGAACTACATGAAATAT GCAGATGCAAAgctgagagaagaagagaaaagagcaCTTAGATATTTAGAGACACGTCGTGAATGTAACTCTGTTCAAGCA CTTATGGAGTGTTGTGTGAACGCTCTGGTGACCTCGTTCAAAGAAACCATCCTGGCTGAATGTCCCGGGATGATAAAACGCAACGAGACGGACA GGCTGCACTTGATGTTTTCACTGATGGACAAGGTTCCCAGTGGGATCGAGCCGATGCTCAAAGACCTGGAGGATCATATCATCAGTGCTGGACTGGCAGACAtggttgctgctgctgagacGATAACGACT gacTCTGAGAAGTATGTGGAGCAGTTGTTGACTTTGTTTAACCGCTTCAGTAAGCTGGTTAAAGAGGCCTTCCAGGACGACCCTCGCTTCCTCACTGCAAGAGATAAG GCGTACAAGGCCGTTGTCAACGACGCCACAATCTTTAAACTGGAGCTGCCGCTGAAACAGAAAGG AGTGGGTATGAAGACTCAACCGGAGTCAAAGTGTCCTGAGCTGCTGGCGAACTACTGCGACATGCTGCTGAGGAAAACTCCTCTCAGCAAGAAGCTCAACTCAGAGGAGATCGAGCTCAAACTCAAAGAAGTG CTGTTGGTGTTGAAGTACGTCCAGAATAAAGATGTTTTCATGCGTTATCACAAAGCTCACCTGACCAGGCGTCTGATTCTGGACATCTCAGCCGACAGTGAGATTGAGGAGAACATGGTGGAGTGGCTCAGA gaaGTAGGAATGCCTGCAGATTACGTGAACAAACTGGCCCGGATGTTTCAGGACATCAAGGTGTCAGAGGACCTCAATCAGGTCTTCAAGgagatgcacaaacacaacaagctGGCTCTCCCAG CGGACAGTGTGAACATTAAGATCCTGAACGCCGGAGCGTGGTCACGGAGCAGCGAGAAGGTTTTTGTCTCGCTGCCCACCGAGCTGGAGGACCTGATCCCCGAGGTGGAAGACTTCTACAAGAGGAATCACAGCGGCCGCAAACTCCACTGGCATCACCTCATGTCCAACGGCATC aTCACCTTTAAGAACGAGGTGGGTCAGTACGACCTGGAGGTGACGACGTTCCAGCTCGCCGTGTTGTTCGCCTGGAACCAGCGACCCCGAGAGAGGATCAGCTTCGAGAACCTCAAACTGGCCACAGAGCTGCCGGACGCAGAGCTGCGCCGCACACTCTGG TCTCTGGTCGCCTTCCCCAAACTGAAGAGACAGGTGTTGTCTTACGACCCTCCAGTCAGCTCGCCCAAAGACTTCACAGACAGCACGCTCTTCTACGTCAACCAGGAGTTCTCACTCAT CAAAAACTCCAAAGTCCAGAAGCGGGGAAAGATCAATCTGATTGGTCGTCTGCAGCTGACCACCGAGCGaatgagagaagaggagaacGAAGGAATCGTTCAGCTCAGAATACTCAGGACTCAG GAGGCCATCATACAAATCatgaagatgaggaagaggatCAGCAACGCCCAGCTGCAGACGGAGCTGGTGGAGATCCTGAAGAACATGTTTCTGCCCCAGAAGAAGATGATCAAGGAGCAGATCGAGTGGCTCATCGAGCACAAGTACATAAAGAGGGACGAGACGGACATCAACACCTTCCTCTACATGGCATAG